The following proteins are encoded in a genomic region of Rhodothermales bacterium:
- a CDS encoding GAF domain-containing protein, whose protein sequence is MSEHPGVFPFQTVLSFEPLLAFWRHQAEEQSGIAAQIARMVSDAATEIPALLGPIDDIDRLLDHQETVDVLMSAVFPPGLNGRWHAAAIVPFGLQSFYMTPAFASLDLFRHLKRVFQEDFERMMTAKIMMAYAYIMRTIYGITTEIDFPLMAPVIDDATGLVRYFKLDFDTQFCSVKVVGEAPALSRETIDGLMAHRFDLGRWFEALPPAHFAFHGFAIFSAVEVTEGQLLSELKHDLLQKDALATPEKIDRVQQRIRSLLRCPGIEIGLILIEQGDFDRITSIHPLGRSLLLKRGVPPSCDTWQQSFYARASDGRTEPIVIDRLEELAHLTGFEEYLRDQGYHTLVLAPLFSQDRLVGILELGTRSHTHLDPMGASTQLREITALFGVAIHRGLEEREDRIQAVIKEQYTSIHPTVEWRFREAAKNYIDSGREGATARAEEIVFHGVHPLYGLSDIRGSSTERNRAIQSDLAEQLTLADEVLLEVQQHRPMPVLEEIRFRLGQYLAEVEHELRSGEEVTILHFLRSEIEPLFAEFERIVPSSRVQIEGYREALDAELGILYRRRRDYEDSVSRINHTIGAYIERQEEAAQAMYPHYFEMYKTDGVDYNLYVGGSLHQNGRYDPLYLRNLRLWQLMLMCGVEWEMASLKPTLKAPLDIAHLVLVQDFPLSIRFRIDEKQFDVDGAYNIRYEIVKKRIDKARIFGTSERLTQPGYMAIVYSQDGEAVDYARYVRYLLATGYLVGEVEYVQLEDLQGVHGLKALRVRIAPNPVSESSPGPRSSLQHRSAGDGHGAHGALIDLAAIALEAG, encoded by the coding sequence ATGTCAGAACATCCCGGGGTTTTTCCCTTCCAGACCGTTCTCAGTTTCGAACCCTTGCTGGCGTTCTGGCGCCATCAGGCCGAGGAGCAATCGGGCATCGCGGCTCAAATCGCCCGCATGGTGTCGGACGCGGCCACTGAGATACCCGCGCTGCTCGGGCCCATCGACGATATCGACCGCCTGCTTGATCACCAGGAGACCGTCGACGTCCTGATGTCGGCTGTTTTCCCGCCCGGCCTCAACGGCCGCTGGCATGCGGCGGCCATTGTGCCGTTTGGTCTGCAGAGCTTCTACATGACGCCGGCCTTTGCATCGTTGGACCTCTTTCGGCACCTGAAACGGGTGTTTCAGGAGGATTTCGAGCGCATGATGACGGCCAAGATCATGATGGCGTACGCGTATATCATGCGCACCATCTATGGCATCACGACCGAAATCGACTTCCCGCTCATGGCGCCTGTCATCGACGACGCGACAGGTCTGGTCCGTTATTTTAAGCTCGACTTCGACACCCAATTTTGCTCTGTTAAGGTGGTCGGAGAGGCCCCGGCATTGTCTCGGGAGACGATCGACGGACTGATGGCCCATCGGTTTGATCTAGGCCGGTGGTTCGAGGCGCTGCCGCCGGCGCACTTCGCTTTCCACGGATTCGCCATCTTTTCCGCCGTCGAAGTGACGGAGGGGCAGTTGCTGTCTGAATTAAAACACGACCTCCTACAGAAGGACGCACTCGCCACCCCGGAGAAAATCGATCGCGTGCAGCAGCGTATTCGTTCGCTCCTCCGCTGCCCAGGGATCGAAATCGGTCTCATCCTGATCGAACAGGGAGACTTCGACCGGATCACCAGCATCCATCCATTGGGCCGGAGCCTGCTGCTTAAACGCGGCGTCCCGCCATCCTGTGACACCTGGCAACAGTCCTTCTACGCCAGAGCGTCCGATGGCCGAACGGAGCCGATCGTAATCGATCGCCTCGAGGAGTTGGCGCATCTCACGGGGTTTGAGGAGTACCTGCGCGATCAGGGGTATCACACATTGGTCCTGGCGCCACTTTTTTCGCAGGATCGTCTGGTGGGCATCCTCGAACTCGGTACCCGGAGCCATACGCACCTCGACCCGATGGGCGCCAGCACCCAGTTGCGCGAGATCACAGCGTTATTCGGCGTCGCCATCCATCGTGGCCTGGAAGAACGGGAAGATCGAATCCAGGCGGTCATCAAAGAGCAATACACGTCGATCCACCCGACGGTGGAGTGGCGCTTTCGGGAGGCCGCCAAGAACTACATCGACAGCGGTCGGGAGGGGGCGACCGCGCGGGCCGAAGAGATCGTTTTTCATGGCGTCCACCCGCTGTATGGGCTCTCGGATATACGAGGCTCGTCTACCGAGCGTAACCGGGCTATCCAGTCGGACCTTGCCGAACAGTTGACGCTTGCGGATGAGGTGCTTCTGGAGGTCCAGCAGCATCGCCCGATGCCCGTCCTGGAAGAGATCCGCTTCCGGCTCGGACAGTACCTGGCGGAAGTCGAACACGAGTTGCGCTCGGGGGAAGAGGTTACGATCCTCCATTTCCTCCGGAGCGAGATAGAGCCTTTGTTTGCGGAGTTTGAGCGAATCGTACCTTCTTCACGCGTTCAGATCGAGGGTTATCGCGAGGCGCTCGATGCGGAATTGGGCATTTTGTACCGGCGCCGGCGCGACTACGAGGATAGCGTCAGCCGCATCAACCACACCATCGGAGCCTATATCGAACGCCAGGAAGAGGCCGCCCAGGCGATGTATCCACATTACTTCGAGATGTACAAGACGGATGGAGTCGACTACAACCTCTACGTCGGGGGCAGTCTGCACCAAAACGGTCGATATGACCCGCTGTACCTTCGCAATCTGCGCTTGTGGCAGTTGATGCTGATGTGCGGTGTGGAATGGGAGATGGCGTCGTTGAAGCCAACACTCAAGGCGCCGCTCGATATCGCCCATCTTGTGCTCGTTCAGGACTTCCCACTCTCGATCCGCTTCCGGATCGACGAGAAGCAGTTCGATGTCGACGGCGCGTACAACATCCGCTACGAGATCGTCAAGAAGCGGATTGACAAGGCGCGCATCTTTGGGACCAGTGAGCGCCTCACTCAGCCCGGGTATATGGCGATCGTGTATTCGCAGGATGGCGAGGCCGTCGATTATGCGCGTTATGTGCGTTACCTCCTCGCCACGGGGTACCTGGTCGGCGAGGTGGAATATGTTCAGCTTGAGGACCTTCAAGGTGTCCACGGCCTCAAGGCGTTGCGGGTGCGGATCGCGCCGAATCCCGTCTCGGAATCAAGCCCCGGCCCCCGGTCCTCCCTGCAGCATCGATCGGCCGGCGACGGTCATGGCGCGCACGGGGCGTTGATCGACCTCGCCGCTATCGCGCTGGAAGCTGGCTAA
- a CDS encoding PIG-L family deacetylase produces the protein MKLSSIVVSVLLGCLFVPLAAAQDENGVLRIIAFGAHPDDCEIKASGVARMWVEQGHKVKFVSVTNGDIGHHEISGGPLARRREAEAQECGRLLGIETEVLDNHDGELMPTLENRKTIARLIREWQADIVLAPRSNDYHPDHRYTAILVQDASFMVTVPNFTPTTPRVTKNPVFLYYADRFQKPNPFEPTIIVGIDAQSGPKYACMAALRSQFSEWNAWLDGYDVEVPVDEAGRVAYIAEKFQERDASVADQYRALLIDYYGAERGQSFKYAEAFEMSEYGSQPSREELKRLFPFFE, from the coding sequence ATGAAATTGTCCTCGATTGTAGTAAGTGTGCTGTTGGGTTGCCTGTTCGTTCCTCTTGCCGCCGCGCAAGACGAAAACGGCGTACTGCGCATCATCGCCTTCGGCGCCCACCCGGACGACTGCGAGATCAAGGCTTCCGGCGTCGCCCGTATGTGGGTGGAGCAGGGGCACAAGGTGAAGTTCGTCTCCGTGACCAATGGCGATATTGGTCACCACGAGATTTCGGGTGGGCCGCTCGCGCGCCGGCGGGAGGCCGAGGCGCAAGAATGCGGGCGCCTGCTGGGCATTGAAACCGAAGTGCTGGACAACCACGACGGAGAGCTGATGCCGACGCTGGAAAACCGTAAAACCATCGCCCGCCTTATCCGTGAATGGCAGGCGGATATCGTACTCGCCCCGCGTTCGAACGATTATCACCCGGACCACCGCTACACGGCGATCCTCGTGCAGGACGCCTCATTCATGGTCACCGTCCCCAACTTCACCCCCACGACACCACGGGTCACGAAGAATCCGGTCTTCCTGTATTACGCGGACCGGTTTCAGAAGCCGAATCCCTTTGAGCCAACCATCATCGTTGGAATCGATGCCCAAAGCGGACCGAAGTACGCGTGTATGGCGGCGCTGCGGTCGCAGTTTTCAGAGTGGAACGCCTGGCTCGACGGGTACGATGTAGAAGTGCCGGTGGATGAAGCCGGCCGTGTCGCCTACATCGCGGAGAAATTCCAGGAGCGTGATGCTTCGGTAGCCGATCAATATCGGGCTCTGTTGATCGACTATTACGGTGCGGAGCGTGGCCAGTCGTTTAAGTACGCGGAAGCCTTCGAAATGTCCGAATACGGCAGTCAGCCTTCCCGCGAAGAGCTGAAACGGCTGTTTCCGTTTTTTGAGTAG